In Deinococcus planocerae, a genomic segment contains:
- a CDS encoding PaaI family thioesterase: MTLHPDLRLPTPDDLDRLSPEEIAAGLNGLTGTLGSRLGIELLTATRERLTARMPVEGNRQPAGRLHGGASLALAEELASVGTWLNLDVQRQVGVGVDVNGTHVRGVSGGFVTAEATLAYRGRSVMVWTVEVRDERGRTTTLARCTCNVIGHGG; this comes from the coding sequence ATGACCCTGCACCCCGACTTGCGGCTCCCCACCCCCGACGACCTCGACCGCCTGAGCCCCGAGGAGATCGCCGCCGGGCTGAACGGCCTGACGGGCACCCTGGGGAGCCGCCTGGGCATCGAACTGCTGACCGCCACCCGCGAGCGCCTGACCGCCCGGATGCCGGTCGAGGGGAACCGCCAGCCCGCCGGACGGCTGCACGGCGGCGCGAGCCTCGCCCTGGCCGAGGAACTCGCCAGCGTGGGCACGTGGCTCAACCTCGACGTGCAGCGGCAGGTTGGGGTCGGAGTGGACGTGAACGGGACTCACGTCCGGGGCGTGAGCGGAGGCTTTGTCACCGCCGAGGCCACCCTCGCCTACCGGGGCCGCAGCGTGATGGTCTGGACGGTCGAGGTGCGCGACGAACGGGGCCGAACGACGACGCTGGCGCGGTGCACCTGCAACGTGATCGGCCACGGGGGCTGA
- the csaB gene encoding polysaccharide pyruvyl transferase CsaB, whose protein sequence is MRVAVSGYYGFGNTGDEAIALAITRELRAQGATPLLLSQTPEETVRTYGCESAPRMNPAGLLGALARSQVVFSGGGGLLQDRTSARTLTYYLGVIRAARLLGKRVVVFNQSVGPLSEPGGKRVAAALRGVRVIVRDRGSLDTLRALGVEGELGGDPALLLAPTPGVTPDPDRVIVAPRGDVTDAAERLKTVTALLREGGRRVTALSFMPEHDDAAARGLGADEVLSTRDPQVALDAIAGSGFVVGVRLHAVILAAAAGVPFAGVAYDPKVRGFCDDAGAPSHLTALDAEAVCRQALTRTAPDWDAVAQMRARARRSFTRALER, encoded by the coding sequence GTGAGGGTGGCCGTCTCCGGCTACTACGGCTTCGGCAACACCGGCGACGAGGCCATCGCGCTCGCCATCACCCGCGAACTCAGGGCGCAGGGGGCCACGCCTCTGCTCCTGTCGCAGACCCCGGAGGAGACCGTCCGCACCTACGGCTGCGAGAGTGCGCCGCGCATGAACCCGGCGGGGCTTCTCGGGGCGCTGGCCCGCTCGCAGGTCGTGTTCTCGGGGGGCGGGGGGCTCCTGCAAGACCGCACGAGCGCGCGCACCCTCACCTATTACCTCGGCGTGATCCGGGCGGCGCGGCTGCTCGGGAAGCGCGTGGTCGTCTTCAACCAGAGCGTCGGCCCGCTGAGCGAACCGGGGGGAAAGCGGGTGGCCGCCGCCCTGAGAGGAGTGCGGGTGATCGTGCGCGACCGGGGCAGTCTGGACACCCTGCGCGCCCTGGGGGTGGAGGGGGAACTGGGGGGCGACCCGGCCCTGCTCCTCGCACCGACGCCGGGGGTGACGCCCGACCCCGACCGGGTGATCGTCGCGCCGCGCGGGGACGTGACGGACGCGGCGGAGCGTTTGAAAACCGTCACCGCCCTCCTGCGGGAGGGGGGCCGCCGCGTGACCGCCCTGAGCTTCATGCCGGAGCACGACGACGCGGCGGCGCGGGGCCTGGGGGCCGACGAGGTGCTGAGCACGCGGGACCCGCAGGTGGCGCTGGACGCCATCGCGGGGTCCGGCTTCGTGGTCGGGGTGCGGCTTCACGCCGTCATCCTCGCCGCCGCCGCCGGGGTGCCCTTCGCGGGGGTGGCGTACGATCCCAAGGTGCGGGGCTTTTGCGACGACGCGGGGGCGCCGAGCCATCTCACGGCGCTTGATGCCGAGGCGGTCTGTCGGCAGGCCCTCACGCGCACTGCCCCCGACTGGGACGCCGTGGCGCAGATGCGGGCGAGGGCGCGGCGGAGTTTTACGCGGGCGCTGGAGCGGTAG